One Xiphophorus hellerii strain 12219 chromosome 24, Xiphophorus_hellerii-4.1, whole genome shotgun sequence DNA window includes the following coding sequences:
- the LOC116716030 gene encoding ankyrin repeat domain-containing protein SOWAHC-like: MASGFSQDSIADFLRQRGGTVTSPELLEHFKAVFPQEPHSRAAVRSIFKSCVDSVAFVKTDSGVKHVCLRRQFRYCAASPSPDDQVSRDDAAASAQVQQKSARDSGYGNDWRTVPHIITAESDQPDKPEQDCGHQGLLGVLDEVAGSSAYMGNSGSFSTQRKDSRKEKVEKLAIPQITVIQASPLPVDGSVFILPGPECSAAAADIHTDWTPEGLKEEEQQDPASKQTFLSTKEDSEDKEDERSSLSGSEDSCSPKGSRKHFIQVMMNSSPEVRNSIDLRSPICLTPRSDGDSASVGSASLDVDRTSVTLDPAEHEWMMCASDAEWDSLHALLSSEPNLVLKKDFVTGFTCLHWAAKHGKQELIALIINFAKHHNLPISVDVRSNMGYTPLHIAAIHNHMEVLKLLVGAYNADVEIRDYSGRKACHYLTNNVSVDIRDIIGAYELAESKGAEPRVGGRWRFSKVLQNNLKPIHRLSLGDSDLMGGEDHLRSKPVRRRSSLSRMKPNLQKIRQRASQLVHSTSFRDKRELDESEEKPSRSRPKTHFLG; encoded by the coding sequence ATGGCCAGCGGCTTCAGCCAGGACTCCATAGCGGACTTTCTGAGGCAGAGAGGAGGCACCGTCACGAGCCCTGAGCTTCTGGAGCATTTTAAAGCCGTGTTCCCACAAGAGCCGCACAGCAGGGCTGCTGTCCGCAGCATCTTTAAGTCTTGCGTGGACAGCGTGGCTTTCGTGAAGACAGACAGCGGAGTCAAACATGTCTGTCTGAGGAGACAGTTCCGTTACTGCGCTGCGTCCCCCTCACCTGACGACCAGGTGAGCCGCGATGACGCAGCCGCGAGCGCTCAGGTACAGCAGAAATCAGCGCGCGACTCAGGTTACGGAAATGACTGGAGGACAGTTCCGCATATTATCACTGCAGAGAGCGACCAGCCGGACAAACCGGAGCAGGACTGTGGACATCAGGGGTTGCTTGGTGTTCTGGATGAAGTGGCCGGCAGTTCAGCTTACATGGGGAACTCTGGGAGCTTCAGTACGCAGAGGAAGGACTCCAGGAAGGAGAAGGTCGAGAAACTTGCCATTCCACAAATCACAGTGATTCAAGCTTCGCCGCTCCCTGTGGACGGATCTGTCTTCATCCTGCCTGGGCCTGAgtgttctgcagctgcagctgacaTACACACCGATTGGACGCCTGAGGGCCTGAAAGAGGAAGAGCAACAAGATCCTGCGTCTAAGCAGACATTCCTCTCCACCAAGGAGGACTCAGAGGACAAGGAGGATGAACGCAGCAGCTTGTCTGGCAGCGAGGACAGCTGCAGTCCGAAGGGCAGCCGGAAGCACTTCATCCAGGTGATGATGAACAGTTCTCCTGAAGTGAGGAACAGTATAGATCTCCGCAGCCCCATCTGCCTCACCCCCAGGAGCGATGGTGACTCGGCCTCGGTGGGCTCTGCCAGCCTGGACGTAGACAGGACCTCCGTCACCCTGGACCCTGCGGAACACGAGTGGATGATGTGCGCATCGGATGCAGAGTGGGACAGCCTCCACGCCCTCCTCAGCAGCGAACCCAACCTGGTCCTGAAGAAGGACTTTGTCACTGGTTTCACCTGCCTGCACTGGGCTGCTAAGCACGGCAAGCAAGAGCTGATCGCTCTGATCATCAACTTTGCCAAACATCACAACCTTCCCATTAGCGTGGATGTTCGCTCCAACATGGGCTACACACCGCTGCACATAGCTGCCATCCACAACCACATGGAGGTGCTGAAGCTCCTGGTGGGGGCTTACAACGCAGACGTGGAAATCAGGGACTACAGTGGGAGGAAGGCCTGTCACTACCTCACCAACAATGTGAGTGTGGACATTAGAGACATCATAGGAGCATATGAGCTTGCTGAATCCAAAGGTGCAGAGCCTAGGGTTGGAGGACGCTGGAGGTTCTCCAAAGTCCTTCAGAACAACCTGAAACCCATCCACCGGCTCAGCCTCGGAGACAGCGACCTTATGGGCGGGGAGGACCATCTGAGGAGCAAACCTGTCCGGAGGAGGTCTTCGCTTAGCAGGATGAAGCCCAACCTGCAGAAGATACGCCAGAGGGCGTCCCAGCTCGTTCACAGCACTTCTTTCCGGGATAAACGGGAGCTGGATGAATCTGAGGAGAAACCCTCTAGGTCCAGACCTAAAACCCACTTCCTAGGTTGA
- the dhrsx gene encoding polyprenol dehydrogenase produces the protein MWLLSTLIPLLRLYLCGIKVLLYQMFNRTFEMPALPKQKGRVAIVTGGTRGMGFETARHLASLGMHVIIAGNEPEEGAAAVRRINEECNEGKAEFVFVDLTSLKSVRHFVQKFRDRSLPLHVLINNAGTMLVPERRTEDGFEFHFCLNYLSHFLLTNMLLDLLKTSGRQGRCSRIINMASATHYAGEINLEDLNKRAVYSSHGAYCQSKLALVLFTYYLQEQLTSGGFSVTVNAVDPGMVDTALYDNLWTLAQMMKKPVASILFRTPAEGASISVYAAAASEMEGVGSCYLYNGQKTQSSDLSYDSELQAKLWKKSCKLVGLQA, from the exons ATGTGGCTGCTGTCAACGCTGATTCCTCTCCTTAGGCTGTATCTGTGTGGGATCAAAGTTCTGCTCTACCAAATGTTCAACCGAACCTTTGAGATGCCAG CCTTACCGAAGCAAAAGGGAAGGGTTGCCATAGTGACTGGGGGTACCAGAGGAATGGGGTTTGAGACTGCAAGACACCTGGCAAGCCTGGGCATGCATGTCATCATAG CTGGGAACGAGCCAGAAGAGGGCGCTGCAGCTGTCAGGAGGATAAATGAAGAATGCAATGAAGGAAAag CTGAGTTTGTCTTTGTGGACCTGACCTCCCTGAAATCAGTCAGGCACTTTGTCCAGAAGTTCAGAGACAGATCTCTGCCTCTGCATGTTCTCATTAACAATG CTGGAACCATGCTGGTTCCTGAGAGACGGACAGAGGACGGCTTTGAATTCCACTTCTGCCTGAACTACTTGAGCCACTTTCTGCTGACCAACATGCTGCTGGACCTGCTGAAGACGTCTGGAAGGCAGGGTCGCTGCTCCAGAATTATCAACATGGCCTCTGCCACACATTACGCAGGAGAGATAAATCTGGAGGACCTGAACAAGAG AGCTGTCTACAGCTCCCATGGTGCCTACTGCCAAAGCAAGTTGGCCCTGGTCCTCTTCACCTACTACCTTCAAGAGCAGCTGACGTCTGGGGGATTCTCTGTCACTGTCAATGCTGTGGACCCTGGGATGGTGGACACGGCACTGTACGATAACCTCTGGACATTAGCACAGATGATGAAGAAACCAGTGGCCAGTATTCTGTTCAGG ACTCCAGCAGAGGGAGCCTCCATATCGGTGTATGCTGCAGCTGCCTCTGAGATGGAAGGGGTGGGCAGCTGTTACCTGTACAACGGTCAGAAGACGCAGTCCTCTGATCTGTCCTACGACTCTGAGCTGCAGGCCAAGCTGTGGAAAAAGAGCTGCAAGCTTGTGGGACTCCAAGCCTGA